The Etheostoma spectabile isolate EspeVRDwgs_2016 unplaced genomic scaffold, UIUC_Espe_1.0 scaffold00006092, whole genome shotgun sequence genome includes a window with the following:
- the LOC116677869 gene encoding olfactory receptor 11A1-like, whose translation MMNSSYVSYFTLAAYFDTGGFKYLYFLLILSLYVFIVCANVLLVVVICVNRSLHEPMYLFLVSLFVNELYGSTGLFPFLLVQILSDIHTVSAPFCFLQIYCGYTYCGVEFTNLAVMSYDRYLSICYPLQYHTHMTSNKVVVLIAVTWSLPFFGVFVTTALSASLQLCGNIINKVYCDNYYIIKLACYDTKVNNVYELVAVFFVVCVPVCVILYTYMRILKVCFSGSKQTRQKAVSTCTPHLASLINFFFGSLFQMLQSRFEKSSVPNMLQILLSLYFLTCQPIFNPVMYGLNMSKIRVMCQSLLSRSALGGCCNFSHRSGPGTGSR comes from the coding sequence ATGATGAACTCTTCATATGTTTCATATTTCACACTTGCTGCTTACTTTGACACCGGAGGTTTTAAATACTTATATTTCCTGCTGATTTTGTCCTTATATGTCTTCATAGTGTGTGCCAATGTGCTGCTGGTTGTGGTTATCTGTGTGAACAGGAGCTTACATGAACCTATGTACCTTTTTCTGGTCAGCCTGTTTGTAAATGAACTGTATGGTAGTACAGGGTTGTTTCCATTCCTTCTGGTTCAGATCCTCTCAGACATTCACACTGTTTCTGCTCCCTTCTGCTTCCTGCAGATTTATTGTGGGTATACATATTGTGGTGTAGAGTTTACTAACTTAGCCGTCATGTCTTATGACAGATATCTTTCCATCTGTTATCCTCTACAATATCACACTCATATGACATCTAATAAGGTCGTTGTGCTTATTGCTGTAACATGgtctcttcctttttttggtgtttttgtcacaacagCATTGAGTGCCTCCTTACAGCTGTGTGGGAACATCATTAATAAGGTTTACTGTGATAACTATTACATCATAAAACTGGCTTGCTATGACACCAAGGTTAATAATGTGTATGAACTCGTCGCTGTTTTTTTCGTAGTCTGTGTTCCTGTATGTGTGATCCTCTACACCTACATGAGGAtccttaaagtgtgtttttctggttcTAAGCAGACGAGACAGAAAGCTGTCAGCACCTGCACCCCCCACCTCGCTTCCCTCATCAACTTTTTCTTTGGTtctttatttcaaatgttacagAGCAGGTTTGAGAAGAGCAGTGTACCCAACATGTTACAAATattgttgtctttgtattttCTGACGTGCCAACCGATCTTTAACCCTGTAATGTACGGCCTCAACATGTCCAAAATACGGGTCATGTGTCAAAGTCTGCTGTCTCGTTCTGCGCTGGGAGGTTGCTGTAATTTCTCTCATCGTTCAGGACCTGGTACGGGATCGAGATAG